Proteins found in one Bremerella volcania genomic segment:
- a CDS encoding metallophosphoesterase: MGNSNRRYALLLVVLFAACFATQAMSAEFLVISDIHFQPFTGLNREQFKHLASLPASQWPEFLASSNHSLGTTGSDSNYLLMTSALDAAKSHTPRPLFILYPGDFLAHQWQEYYEKLALRSIADDPEAYQAFTMKAIEVVAAELRKRYPDVPVLATLGNDDSFCGDYWIQPDGAFLHQFASRWQPMLGDTIDAEPFRQSFPSLGAYRADLPGMSSDRLLVLNSVYWSGSYCSSYFDPKDQNCCQCQNPDARPGHAQMDWLESELELARKQQKRVWLLMHVPPGLDSYLEDKSGGRSLAAEMWQPEFMRRYLKLVERYHDILHVSFTGHTHMDDFRIDRPNEKPVLLHKVAPAISPIFGNNPGFQAFEVDPETGIISNWKTYSLDLTHSTTSSKWRLEYENRTTYQLESLNAESAEQLFRFMHAHPDSGFASAYRKHYGMGAFTIPEKDLPFYLCTILNATYPQFAACLQQHGLAQPQQADEPAQVRRHAGGMSGM, from the coding sequence ATGGGAAACAGTAATCGTCGGTATGCATTGCTATTGGTCGTCTTGTTTGCGGCGTGCTTTGCCACTCAAGCAATGTCTGCCGAATTCCTGGTGATTTCCGATATTCACTTTCAACCCTTCACAGGCCTTAACCGAGAGCAGTTCAAGCATCTTGCGAGCTTGCCGGCCAGTCAATGGCCTGAGTTTCTTGCATCAAGTAATCATTCGCTCGGCACCACCGGCAGCGACAGCAATTACCTCCTGATGACCTCGGCCTTGGATGCCGCGAAGTCGCATACGCCCCGTCCACTCTTCATTCTTTACCCGGGTGATTTCCTTGCCCACCAATGGCAAGAGTACTACGAGAAGCTCGCGCTGCGATCGATTGCTGATGATCCGGAAGCATACCAAGCATTTACCATGAAAGCGATTGAAGTCGTTGCCGCCGAGCTGCGAAAGCGTTATCCCGACGTGCCTGTTCTGGCGACTCTTGGCAATGATGATTCTTTCTGCGGCGATTATTGGATTCAGCCTGATGGAGCGTTTCTCCACCAGTTCGCCAGCCGATGGCAACCGATGCTCGGCGATACGATCGACGCCGAACCGTTTCGCCAGTCGTTTCCATCCCTGGGGGCTTACCGCGCCGATCTACCGGGCATGTCATCCGACCGATTGCTCGTGTTAAATTCGGTCTATTGGTCCGGCAGCTACTGCTCGTCTTACTTCGATCCCAAGGATCAGAACTGTTGCCAATGTCAAAATCCAGACGCTAGGCCGGGGCATGCTCAGATGGATTGGTTGGAGTCCGAGCTTGAACTTGCCCGGAAGCAGCAGAAGCGAGTCTGGCTGCTGATGCATGTTCCGCCGGGGCTGGATAGTTACCTCGAAGACAAGTCAGGCGGCCGCAGCCTGGCGGCCGAGATGTGGCAGCCTGAGTTCATGCGGCGTTACTTGAAACTGGTTGAACGATACCACGACATTCTGCATGTCTCATTCACCGGCCACACGCACATGGATGACTTTCGCATCGATCGGCCGAATGAGAAGCCTGTTTTGCTGCATAAGGTGGCCCCGGCGATCAGCCCCATCTTCGGCAACAACCCTGGCTTTCAAGCATTCGAGGTCGATCCTGAGACGGGCATCATCTCCAACTGGAAGACCTACTCGTTGGACCTTACCCATAGTACAACCTCAAGCAAGTGGCGTCTGGAATATGAAAACCGGACCACCTATCAGCTTGAATCGCTCAATGCCGAGTCGGCCGAGCAGCTGTTCCGCTTTATGCATGCTCACCCCGACTCGGGCTTTGCTTCCGCGTATCGCAAACACTACGGCATGGGTGCGTTTACCATCCCAGAGAAGGACTTGCCCTTCTATCTTTGTACGATCTTGAACGCGACCTATCCGCAATTTGCTGCCTGCCTTCAGCAACACGGTCTCGCTCAGCCCCAACAGGCCGACGAGCCAGCCCAAGTTCGACGCCACGCTGGCGGCATGAGTGGCATGTAG
- a CDS encoding ArsR/SmtB family transcription factor has product MTPINQPSGKPLGSVQEFAEAAECLRTLAHPVRLRIVQLLLHGRYTVGEIAQDCETPDNVTSEHLRLLQRCGFLQSEREGRFVYYQVAEPHLKHLMACIEGRFLPCGAKYRAP; this is encoded by the coding sequence ATGACACCGATAAACCAACCATCCGGAAAGCCTTTGGGAAGCGTGCAGGAGTTTGCAGAAGCAGCAGAATGCCTTCGCACGCTGGCACACCCGGTCCGACTGAGAATCGTTCAACTGCTGCTTCACGGTCGTTACACGGTCGGCGAGATCGCCCAGGATTGTGAAACGCCCGACAATGTGACTTCGGAACACTTGCGTCTGCTACAGCGATGTGGCTTTCTGCAAAGCGAACGAGAAGGACGCTTCGTCTACTACCAGGTTGCCGAGCCTCACCTCAAGCACCTCATGGCATGTATCGAAGGTCGTTTCTTGCCGTGTGGTGCGAAGTATCGGGCCCCTTAG
- a CDS encoding sulfite exporter TauE/SafE family protein codes for MTMFLAVLFGAVVGFALGLTGGGGGVFAVPLLVFGLGIEPREAVGISLAAVGGTAISGALPRLLRKEIELRTGLLFAVSGMLGAPIGAYLSKFVPGNVLLTLFAFLMFVVAYRMWQKSKTPEVAAAAHCHPDANRAACQRDEDGKLILTSKCARLLVLVGIATGLLSGMFGVGGGFVIVPALVLFSGMHIHRAIATSLFVIVLISLSGFTSHLLSGNDFNWGLTIQFLVGGFAGMGLGSMLARKLKGPTLQRIFATAVALVAVFVIAKSTLL; via the coding sequence ATGACGATGTTTCTCGCGGTCCTGTTCGGAGCAGTCGTCGGTTTTGCTTTAGGGCTAACCGGCGGAGGAGGAGGCGTATTTGCCGTCCCCCTGCTTGTCTTCGGACTTGGGATCGAACCGCGAGAAGCCGTCGGCATTTCCCTGGCGGCCGTCGGCGGCACGGCAATCTCCGGCGCACTGCCTCGATTGCTGCGAAAAGAAATCGAACTGAGAACTGGCCTGCTGTTTGCAGTTTCGGGAATGTTAGGAGCACCCATCGGGGCATACCTTTCCAAGTTCGTCCCAGGAAACGTACTGCTCACCTTGTTCGCGTTTTTGATGTTTGTGGTCGCCTACCGCATGTGGCAGAAATCGAAAACGCCGGAGGTCGCTGCTGCCGCACACTGCCATCCCGATGCCAATCGTGCTGCTTGTCAGCGAGATGAAGATGGAAAGCTCATCCTGACTTCCAAGTGTGCTCGGCTCTTGGTCCTCGTGGGAATCGCCACGGGGCTCCTGTCGGGGATGTTTGGTGTCGGCGGAGGATTTGTGATCGTCCCGGCACTGGTGCTGTTCAGTGGTATGCATATTCATCGCGCTATTGCGACCTCGCTGTTTGTGATTGTCCTGATCAGCTTGAGCGGATTCACCTCGCACCTGCTGAGCGGAAACGATTTCAACTGGGGCTTGACGATTCAGTTCCTGGTCGGCGGCTTCGCGGGCATGGGCCTGGGAAGCATGCTTGCTCGAAAACTCAAAGGCCCCACGCTTCAGAGAATTTTCGCGACGGCCGTTGCCCTGGTCGCCGTCTTTGTTATCGCCAAGTCAACACTTCTATAG
- a CDS encoding MBL fold metallo-hydrolase, producing MLLKYFYDKSLAHASYMVGCQRGGVAVIVDPGRDIQKYLDAAQREGVKIIAIAETHIHADYVSGARELADRIDAKLYVSDEGPQEWKYEYAHQYSHQLLHEGDHFMIGNIRFDVLHTPGHTPESISFLVTDQGGGAQEPMGIFTGDFVFVNAIGRPDLLEQAAGIMNTAKAGASDLFHSIEKFKKLPEYLQVWPAHGAGSACGKGLGAIPSSTVGYELRFNPGLQFNEEEAFVDYILADQPEVPPYFAVMKRVNKEGPKVIGENAGIEKLPVEKLSSAIEQGTVVDLIAAKTFAQAHAAGTINIPVGSLSTWGGWLIDYDRPAFLVGTAAQMKEAMLVLLSIGAEDIGGYFERDELAKENLLTESYESVNASELSELLDNHSVTLVDVRSDQEWNAGHIPQARHHFLGKLPKTLDGIPQDQKVVVNCRSGARSAIGVSVLQAAGRKNVVNLDGGFTGWTGKGYSVVHPEAVASK from the coding sequence ATGTTACTCAAATACTTCTACGACAAGTCGCTTGCTCATGCTTCTTATATGGTCGGCTGCCAGCGAGGCGGCGTGGCCGTGATCGTCGACCCAGGCCGCGACATCCAAAAGTACCTCGACGCCGCACAGCGCGAAGGGGTCAAGATCATTGCCATCGCCGAAACCCACATTCATGCCGACTACGTCTCCGGAGCACGCGAACTGGCCGATCGCATCGATGCCAAGCTCTACGTTTCGGATGAAGGTCCCCAAGAGTGGAAGTACGAGTATGCCCACCAATACTCGCATCAATTGCTGCATGAAGGCGATCACTTCATGATCGGGAACATTCGATTCGATGTGCTTCACACGCCGGGGCATACGCCTGAGAGCATTTCATTTCTGGTGACTGATCAAGGAGGGGGTGCTCAAGAGCCCATGGGCATCTTCACCGGCGACTTCGTCTTCGTGAATGCGATCGGCAGACCCGACCTGTTGGAACAAGCCGCTGGCATCATGAACACTGCCAAAGCAGGCGCCAGCGACCTTTTCCACTCGATCGAAAAGTTCAAGAAGCTGCCTGAATACCTGCAAGTCTGGCCCGCACACGGGGCCGGAAGTGCCTGCGGTAAGGGGCTCGGTGCCATTCCCTCCTCCACGGTGGGCTACGAACTTCGATTCAATCCAGGCCTGCAGTTCAACGAGGAAGAAGCGTTCGTCGATTACATCCTGGCTGATCAGCCAGAAGTGCCTCCCTACTTCGCCGTGATGAAGCGCGTCAATAAGGAAGGCCCAAAAGTCATTGGCGAAAACGCCGGAATCGAAAAGCTTCCAGTCGAGAAGCTATCGTCAGCCATCGAGCAAGGCACGGTCGTCGATCTCATCGCCGCGAAGACGTTCGCCCAGGCTCATGCCGCAGGCACAATCAACATCCCCGTCGGTTCGCTTAGCACCTGGGGAGGGTGGCTCATCGACTACGATCGCCCGGCATTCCTCGTGGGTACCGCCGCGCAAATGAAAGAAGCGATGCTCGTCCTGCTCAGCATCGGAGCTGAAGACATTGGCGGCTACTTCGAGCGAGACGAACTCGCCAAAGAAAACCTGCTGACCGAAAGCTACGAAAGCGTCAATGCGTCCGAACTGTCCGAGCTTCTCGACAACCATTCGGTCACATTGGTCGATGTGCGAAGTGATCAAGAGTGGAATGCCGGCCACATTCCTCAAGCCCGGCATCACTTCCTGGGCAAGTTGCCCAAGACCTTGGACGGGATTCCCCAGGATCAAAAGGTTGTGGTTAACTGCCGCAGCGGTGCTCGCTCTGCCATCGGCGTCAGCGTGCTCCAGGCTGCCGGCAGAAAGAACGTGGTCAACCTGGACGGTGGGTTCACCGGGTGGACCGGCAAGGGCTATTCGGTGGTTCACCCCGAGGCCGTTGCTTCCAAGTAA
- a CDS encoding DUF1641 domain-containing protein, translating into MIDTTTTARSQSVEERLNDPRTQEMLHRLLDHAEVLDNLLVMANDIPNLLAVATDLFDAVARQAAESDIDLEQRATQLLHLFKKVTDPQNLQALNVLVDHLPQLEKAAKMSDDLPNLVAVATDVFDEWATELKQDGVELEKSVRNGVRAALYLGGQIRREELDRLGYLLRSDVLSEHSVETVSLMGSALSSCRQGSCEQPVPQRLGLFGLLNASRDSNTQRALAFAVQFGKCFGNLLDEKHPPQSPSPTAKS; encoded by the coding sequence ATGATCGATACGACGACCACGGCACGTTCCCAGTCCGTGGAAGAACGGTTGAACGACCCTCGAACGCAAGAGATGTTGCACCGTTTGCTGGACCACGCGGAAGTACTGGACAACCTCCTTGTCATGGCCAACGACATACCGAATCTGTTGGCCGTGGCCACGGACTTGTTCGATGCGGTCGCGCGTCAGGCAGCCGAGAGCGACATTGACCTAGAGCAACGAGCAACTCAACTGCTTCACCTCTTCAAGAAAGTGACCGATCCGCAGAACCTTCAGGCGCTGAATGTCTTGGTGGATCATCTTCCGCAATTGGAAAAGGCCGCCAAAATGTCGGATGACTTGCCGAACCTGGTTGCGGTAGCCACCGACGTCTTCGACGAGTGGGCCACCGAATTGAAGCAGGACGGTGTTGAACTGGAAAAGAGTGTCCGCAACGGCGTTCGTGCGGCACTCTACCTCGGAGGACAGATCCGACGCGAAGAACTCGATCGGCTTGGTTACCTGCTACGATCCGACGTTCTGAGCGAACATTCGGTGGAAACGGTCAGCCTGATGGGTTCTGCGCTGTCATCTTGTCGCCAAGGCAGTTGCGAGCAACCGGTGCCGCAGCGGCTTGGACTGTTCGGACTCCTTAACGCTTCACGCGATTCCAACACGCAACGTGCTTTGGCCTTTGCGGTTCAATTTGGCAAGTGCTTCGGCAACTTGCTCGACGAAAAACATCCCCCTCAATCCCCTTCGCCAACAGCTAAAAGTTAG
- a CDS encoding NAD(P)/FAD-dependent oxidoreductase, with protein MAQHQIVIVGGGTAGITVAARLRNADPTLDIALIEPSDKHYYQPLWTLVGGGIFRPEVSGREEASVIPRGVKWIKDAVATFQPHENQLTTRDGQTIAYDYLIVAPGIQINWDKVQGLKESVGKDGVCSNYSINTVGSTWKFIRELKEGTALFTQPAGAVKCGGAPQKICYLAEDHFRRSGIRDRINVIFTAAGPRLFAVEEYREVLEQVAARKGVDTRFRHNLTEIRPESKEAIYRHMDTDEEIVIKYDMIHVTPPMGAPDFVANSELAGEGGWVDVDKYTLRHNRFANVFSLGDASSLPTSKTGAAIRKQAPVLVENLLSVIHDRPLTAQYDGYTSCPVVTGYDSLVLAEFNYEGRPAETFPFDQAQERFSMFLLKKFGLPALYWHGMLKGRV; from the coding sequence ATGGCTCAGCATCAAATTGTCATTGTTGGCGGAGGAACGGCAGGAATTACGGTGGCTGCCCGTTTACGGAACGCCGATCCCACGCTCGACATTGCCCTCATCGAGCCGTCCGACAAGCACTATTATCAACCACTCTGGACGTTGGTGGGCGGTGGCATCTTTCGCCCGGAAGTTTCCGGGAGGGAAGAAGCGAGCGTGATTCCCAGAGGGGTGAAGTGGATCAAGGATGCCGTCGCCACGTTCCAACCCCACGAAAATCAGCTGACCACGCGTGATGGTCAAACGATTGCCTACGACTACCTGATTGTCGCACCCGGCATTCAAATCAACTGGGACAAGGTCCAAGGGCTGAAAGAGTCAGTCGGCAAGGACGGTGTTTGCAGCAACTATTCGATCAACACAGTCGGAAGCACCTGGAAATTCATTCGTGAATTGAAAGAGGGGACAGCACTTTTCACGCAACCAGCCGGGGCGGTGAAATGTGGCGGTGCTCCTCAAAAGATCTGTTACCTAGCCGAAGATCACTTCCGTCGGTCCGGCATACGAGACCGCATCAACGTCATCTTCACCGCCGCTGGGCCGCGGCTATTCGCCGTCGAAGAGTACCGCGAAGTGTTGGAACAAGTGGCCGCGCGGAAAGGGGTCGACACCAGATTTCGCCACAACCTGACGGAGATTCGGCCTGAAAGCAAGGAAGCCATCTATCGGCACATGGATACCGACGAAGAGATCGTCATCAAGTACGACATGATCCACGTCACGCCGCCGATGGGCGCTCCGGACTTTGTGGCCAACAGTGAACTGGCCGGCGAAGGGGGCTGGGTTGACGTCGACAAGTACACCCTCCGCCATAACCGCTTTGCAAATGTCTTCTCCCTCGGTGATGCTTCGAGTCTGCCTACCTCCAAAACGGGGGCAGCGATCCGCAAGCAAGCTCCGGTGCTGGTCGAAAACCTGCTGTCGGTGATTCACGATCGTCCGCTGACCGCACAATACGACGGATATACCTCATGCCCTGTGGTGACTGGATACGACAGCCTGGTGCTGGCTGAGTTCAACTACGAAGGACGCCCAGCCGAAACGTTCCCCTTCGATCAGGCACAAGAACGATTCAGCATGTTCCTGCTGAAGAAGTTTGGCCTGCCTGCTTTGTACTGGCACGGCATGTTGAAAGGTCGCGTTTAG
- a CDS encoding DsrE family protein yields MAAISSRVVLLVLLSLVWCSSVDAQGFGRGRMGRGPGQGQGPGHGQDDQHEVDMEVFHYLLENHQKIRRTVKELDNGVETLTESDVPSVAAHIKTHVEQMTVRLEKPSPIRMRDPLFAEIFQHTKKIKIEHEDTPKGVKVIETSDDPYVAGLIKAHAKVVSLFVERGFAEAHKNHPVPGRQPAEQSGKTFPKINGHGGVFNLSNAAQQPRSGSKIAVDITQSSEPDQLNLAIEKAARFVNLYAGAGKEPATVEIALVFHGDATLAVLNDDAYKSTYQTEGNPNLELLRDLHHAGVQMYVCGQSLQGKGKSAADVAVFVDTAVSALTTNVNLQSDGYTYIPLGN; encoded by the coding sequence ATGGCCGCCATTTCGTCTCGCGTCGTTCTTCTCGTACTACTCTCCTTAGTATGGTGCTCTTCCGTAGACGCCCAAGGCTTTGGCCGCGGGCGGATGGGACGCGGTCCCGGGCAAGGTCAGGGACCTGGCCACGGTCAAGATGATCAGCATGAAGTCGATATGGAGGTCTTTCACTACTTGCTGGAGAACCACCAGAAGATCCGCCGCACGGTGAAAGAACTCGACAATGGTGTCGAGACCCTTACCGAGTCGGACGTTCCCAGCGTCGCGGCACACATCAAGACGCACGTCGAACAAATGACGGTGCGTCTCGAAAAGCCGTCCCCTATTCGGATGCGAGACCCTTTGTTTGCGGAAATCTTCCAACACACCAAGAAGATCAAGATCGAGCATGAAGACACTCCCAAAGGTGTGAAGGTCATCGAAACGTCCGACGACCCTTACGTTGCCGGCTTGATCAAGGCGCACGCCAAGGTTGTTTCGCTGTTCGTTGAACGAGGCTTCGCCGAAGCACATAAGAACCACCCGGTACCTGGCCGTCAGCCAGCAGAACAAAGCGGGAAGACCTTCCCGAAAATCAACGGCCATGGAGGCGTCTTCAACTTGTCCAACGCCGCCCAGCAGCCTCGTTCCGGTTCCAAAATTGCCGTCGACATCACGCAATCATCCGAACCGGACCAGTTGAATCTCGCCATTGAAAAGGCCGCTCGGTTCGTCAACCTTTATGCAGGTGCCGGAAAAGAACCTGCGACGGTGGAAATCGCTTTGGTCTTTCATGGGGACGCAACACTAGCGGTCTTAAATGATGACGCCTATAAAAGCACCTACCAGACGGAAGGAAACCCCAATCTCGAACTCCTGCGAGACCTTCACCATGCAGGCGTGCAGATGTACGTTTGCGGGCAATCTCTGCAGGGAAAAGGAAAGAGCGCCGCGGATGTGGCCGTCTTCGTCGATACGGCCGTTTCGGCATTGACGACGAATGTGAATCTGCAGTCTGATGGCTATACTTACATTCCACTTGGCAACTAA
- a CDS encoding FAD-dependent oxidoreductase, whose translation MKIVIVGGVAGGASAAARARRLSEEAEIVVLERGAHPSFANCGLPYYVGGEIESRDRLLVAPIRLLRERLRLDVRVRSEVTKIDPQSKVVTVKDLETGKEYTESYDSLIIATGASPFRPPLPGIDNERIVSLRDLNDADRMRDLATKGATRAVIVGAGFIGIEVAENLVRCGIETTIVELAEQILPPWDREMILPLEKHLVAEGIDLRLGASAKQFDSAQGKVNVTLNDSSVIAADFVVLCIGVRPDSKLAAEAGIECGPRGGIRVNDQMETSIPHIYAVGDVVETKCSITGDPIQIPLAGPANRQGRIAADRIFQRESHYRGTEGTAVVGMFGQTAAMTGMSEKILLAKKIPYEKIYLHPTDHAGYFPGAKQMLLKLLFSPDDGKILGAQAVGTSGVDKRIDVIAMAIQAGMTVYDLEEAELCYAPQYGHAKDPVNMAGFIASGVLRGDQPIIHASTIADQSPESLFLLDVRTAGEYAKEHIPGAVNIPIEELRDRIDEVPAKQPIAAYCQVGQRGYLATRILLQHGMNARNISGGYRLWSILEDPS comes from the coding sequence ATGAAGATTGTCATTGTTGGTGGAGTTGCCGGAGGCGCTTCCGCGGCTGCTCGTGCACGGCGACTTAGCGAAGAAGCCGAGATCGTTGTTCTCGAGCGTGGTGCCCATCCTTCCTTCGCCAATTGCGGTCTTCCTTACTACGTGGGGGGTGAAATCGAATCGCGGGACCGGCTTCTGGTCGCCCCGATTCGTCTCTTGCGTGAGCGCCTGCGTCTGGACGTCCGAGTCCGTAGCGAAGTGACCAAGATCGATCCCCAGTCAAAAGTCGTCACCGTCAAAGACTTGGAAACGGGCAAAGAGTACACCGAAAGCTACGACAGCTTGATCATTGCCACCGGTGCTTCTCCCTTTCGACCTCCTCTGCCGGGGATCGATAACGAGCGGATCGTCAGCCTGCGTGATTTAAACGATGCCGATCGCATGCGGGACCTGGCCACGAAAGGGGCCACGCGTGCCGTCATTGTGGGCGCCGGCTTCATCGGCATCGAAGTCGCTGAAAATCTCGTTCGATGCGGCATCGAAACCACTATTGTCGAACTGGCCGAACAGATTCTTCCCCCGTGGGATCGTGAAATGATCCTACCGCTGGAAAAGCATCTTGTCGCCGAAGGGATCGATTTGCGGCTAGGTGCATCCGCCAAGCAGTTCGATTCCGCTCAAGGCAAAGTCAATGTTACGCTGAATGATTCCTCGGTCATTGCCGCCGACTTCGTCGTTCTTTGCATCGGCGTTCGTCCCGACAGCAAACTAGCGGCCGAAGCAGGCATCGAGTGTGGCCCGCGCGGCGGGATTCGTGTCAACGATCAGATGGAAACAAGCATTCCCCACATCTATGCGGTAGGGGACGTCGTGGAAACCAAGTGTTCGATAACCGGCGACCCAATTCAAATCCCCCTGGCAGGCCCAGCCAATCGCCAAGGCCGAATTGCCGCGGACCGCATCTTCCAAAGAGAATCCCATTACCGTGGAACCGAAGGGACGGCGGTGGTCGGCATGTTTGGCCAGACTGCGGCCATGACAGGGATGAGCGAAAAAATTCTGCTTGCCAAAAAGATTCCCTACGAGAAGATCTACCTCCACCCGACCGACCACGCAGGCTACTTTCCCGGCGCGAAACAAATGCTGCTCAAGCTGTTGTTCTCGCCTGACGACGGCAAGATTCTCGGAGCCCAAGCCGTCGGAACTAGTGGCGTTGACAAACGAATCGACGTGATCGCAATGGCCATCCAAGCGGGGATGACCGTGTACGATCTGGAAGAAGCAGAACTTTGCTATGCTCCGCAATATGGCCACGCCAAAGACCCGGTCAACATGGCCGGTTTCATCGCTTCCGGCGTGCTGCGAGGAGACCAGCCGATCATTCATGCGAGCACGATCGCGGATCAATCGCCTGAAAGTTTGTTTCTACTGGACGTACGAACGGCAGGCGAATACGCCAAGGAGCACATCCCCGGTGCGGTGAACATCCCGATCGAAGAACTCCGCGATCGAATCGACGAGGTACCTGCCAAGCAGCCAATCGCAGCCTACTGCCAGGTTGGCCAGCGAGGCTACCTGGCAACTCGAATCCTTCTTCAACACGGAATGAACGCACGCAACATCAGCGGAGGCTATCGGCTTTGGAGCATCTTGGAAGATCCAAGTTAG
- a CDS encoding CsgG/HfaB family protein, with amino-acid sequence MHKLLFGMTLALLMACTASTLKAQDTVYPTAIFAFQERGADVKGLGSQVADLLFASLVVDPNMYLVDREDMQKILQEQELSVSGLVNPSEAVQVGQLTGAKLILTGSVIQAGDKLVLVAKIIGTETSRVAGASIKGQVDQDIDELAESLAEEIVKEINKNSENLVPKVVPQSERIAALKEKIGKAKLPVVSVSIDERHIGQATIDPAAETEMTLYLQELGFEVVDAKDGAKNSADINIVGEGFSEFTARAGNLAPVKARVEIKAIDPKTGKIIAIDRQTSVVVDINEQIAGKSALQAASATIAERMIPKLVKPADGKKGKKK; translated from the coding sequence ATGCACAAGTTACTTTTTGGTATGACGCTGGCCCTGCTCATGGCTTGCACCGCGAGCACGCTCAAGGCCCAAGACACGGTTTATCCGACCGCCATTTTCGCGTTTCAGGAACGAGGCGCGGACGTGAAAGGATTGGGGAGCCAGGTTGCCGACCTGTTGTTTGCCAGCCTGGTGGTGGATCCGAATATGTACCTCGTCGATCGCGAAGACATGCAAAAGATCTTGCAGGAACAAGAACTCAGCGTGTCGGGCCTGGTCAACCCATCGGAAGCGGTTCAAGTCGGCCAGTTGACCGGCGCCAAGCTGATTTTGACCGGCAGCGTGATTCAGGCAGGCGACAAGCTGGTGCTCGTGGCCAAAATTATTGGTACGGAAACGAGCCGTGTTGCAGGTGCGAGTATCAAAGGACAGGTTGATCAGGACATCGATGAACTGGCCGAAAGTCTGGCCGAGGAAATCGTGAAGGAGATCAACAAGAACTCCGAGAACCTGGTTCCGAAAGTCGTTCCGCAGAGCGAACGCATCGCGGCCCTGAAGGAAAAGATTGGCAAGGCGAAGCTGCCGGTGGTCAGTGTTTCGATTGACGAACGGCACATCGGACAGGCCACGATCGATCCGGCTGCCGAAACGGAAATGACTCTTTATCTCCAGGAACTGGGGTTTGAGGTGGTCGATGCCAAGGACGGGGCGAAGAATTCTGCTGACATTAATATCGTAGGCGAAGGTTTTAGCGAGTTCACGGCCCGGGCAGGCAACCTGGCACCAGTGAAGGCCCGCGTCGAGATCAAAGCGATCGATCCCAAAACCGGCAAGATCATTGCCATCGATCGACAGACTTCGGTGGTTGTGGACATCAACGAGCAAATCGCAGGCAAGTCCGCGCTGCAAGCGGCATCGGCCACTATTGCCGAACGCATGATTCCCAAGCTCGTGAAGCCAGCCGATGGAAAAAAGGGGAAAAAGAAGTAG